A region from the Lysobacter antibioticus genome encodes:
- a CDS encoding glycoside hydrolase family 24 protein, translating to MARLSAEAAGGMNVVAFLDMIAHAEGVERFSEHGGYDVVVGGGRFTSYSEHPRRLVWLPKYRIHSTAAGRYQFLWRTWNSLRNELKLPDFGPASQDRAAIELLRENGSLADIKKGWISSAVRKSRKTWASLPDAGYGQRELPLESLLVVYQRAGGQLA from the coding sequence ATGGCACGCCTCTCGGCTGAAGCGGCCGGCGGCATGAATGTCGTCGCGTTCCTCGACATGATCGCCCACGCCGAGGGAGTTGAGCGGTTCAGTGAACACGGTGGCTATGACGTAGTGGTGGGCGGGGGGCGCTTCACCAGCTACTCGGAGCATCCGCGCCGACTGGTGTGGTTGCCGAAGTACCGAATCCATTCGACGGCGGCTGGTCGCTACCAGTTCCTGTGGCGCACCTGGAACAGCCTGCGCAACGAATTGAAGCTGCCGGACTTCGGTCCTGCATCGCAGGACCGCGCCGCCATCGAACTGCTGCGCGAGAACGGTTCGCTGGCCGACATCAAGAAGGGCTGGATCAGCTCGGCCGTGCGAAAGTCGCGCAAGACCTGGGCCTCGTTGCCCGACGCCGGCTATGGCCAGCGCGAGTTGCCCCTGGAATCGCTGCTGGTCGTATACCAGCGGGCCGGCGGGCAATTGGCATGA
- a CDS encoding major capsid protein, which yields MSMNNPFHNPAFSMSALTTAINILPNQYGRLDELNLFPVKPVRTRQVTVEERNGVLSLLPTQPVGSPGTVGKRGKRALRAFNVPHIPHDDVVLPEEVIGVRAFGSESELQTVAGVMADHLQTMRNKHSITLEHLRIGALKGVILDADGSELANLFDIFNITPKTFEFQLADPKTDVRAKCIELKRYMSKSLQGERMSGIHVLVSSEFYDLLTAHPKVQEAYQRWQEGAALRDDMRSDFRFAGVRFEEYAGEASDAEGNTRRFIEVGEAHAFPLGTLDTFATYVAPADFNESVNTLGQLLYSKQAPRKFDRGTDLHTQSNPLPMCHRPALLPKLKA from the coding sequence ATGTCGATGAATAACCCGTTCCACAACCCCGCGTTCTCGATGAGCGCGCTGACCACCGCGATCAACATCCTCCCGAACCAGTACGGCCGTCTGGACGAACTGAATCTGTTCCCGGTCAAGCCGGTGCGCACGCGGCAGGTCACGGTCGAGGAGCGCAATGGCGTGCTGTCGCTGCTGCCCACCCAGCCGGTCGGCTCGCCGGGCACGGTCGGCAAGCGCGGCAAGCGTGCCCTTCGCGCCTTCAACGTCCCGCATATCCCGCATGACGACGTGGTGTTGCCTGAAGAGGTGATTGGCGTTCGCGCCTTTGGCTCGGAGAGCGAGCTGCAAACGGTCGCGGGTGTGATGGCCGACCACCTCCAGACAATGCGCAATAAGCACTCGATCACGCTCGAACACCTGCGGATCGGCGCGCTCAAGGGCGTCATCCTCGACGCGGACGGCAGCGAGCTCGCAAACCTGTTCGACATCTTCAATATCACGCCGAAGACGTTCGAGTTCCAACTGGCTGATCCGAAGACCGATGTGCGCGCCAAGTGCATCGAACTGAAGCGCTACATGAGCAAGTCGCTTCAAGGCGAGCGCATGAGCGGCATCCATGTGCTCGTGTCGAGTGAGTTCTATGACTTGCTCACCGCACACCCGAAAGTGCAGGAGGCCTACCAGCGTTGGCAGGAAGGCGCCGCACTGCGCGACGACATGCGCTCGGACTTCCGCTTCGCCGGGGTTCGATTCGAGGAATATGCCGGCGAAGCCAGCGATGCCGAGGGGAATACCCGGCGCTTCATCGAAGTGGGCGAGGCGCATGCCTTTCCGCTGGGCACCTTGGACACCTTCGCGACCTACGTGGCACCGGCTGACTTCAACGAGAGCGTCAATACCCTGGGCCAATTGCTTTACAGCAAGCAGGCACCGCGCAAGTTTGACCGCGGCACCGACTTGCATACCCAATCGAACCCGCTGCCGATGTGTCATCGTCCGGCGCTTCTGCCCAAGCTCAAAGCATGA
- a CDS encoding DUF6631 family protein, protein MARRIKRPEALSADDLTVLQPNRVLPLGERTVTVRELGFFESLRLHSEIAALVADLVERTDDGNIDLGRLHRVCAQHPDATIRLLAQVSDQSVEFVHSLNAAQGDLLLLTFWAVNADFFLQRVIAALELRHAAPGATGPLSSPP, encoded by the coding sequence ATGGCACGCAGGATCAAACGCCCCGAAGCGCTATCGGCCGATGACCTGACCGTGTTGCAGCCCAACCGCGTGCTGCCGCTCGGAGAACGCACCGTGACCGTCCGCGAATTGGGGTTCTTCGAGAGCTTGCGGCTGCACAGCGAGATTGCCGCGCTCGTCGCCGACCTGGTCGAGCGAACCGACGACGGCAACATCGACCTGGGCCGTCTGCACCGGGTCTGCGCCCAGCATCCGGACGCCACGATTAGATTGCTTGCACAGGTCAGCGACCAATCGGTCGAATTCGTGCATTCGCTCAACGCCGCGCAGGGGGACTTGCTGCTGCTGACGTTTTGGGCGGTGAACGCCGATTTTTTTCTGCAGCGCGTGATCGCGGCGCTGGAGCTGCGGCACGCCGCCCCGGGGGCGACTGGCCCCTTGTCCTCGCCACCCTGA
- a CDS encoding tape measure protein: MTLTAFIQSLPLVLWSPTRPERFPVRELLMANRNTTITLLIKANAAQLNQVLEQAGMRARVFGADAERAGRRAKDGFDHSRLSVEAIARQLSQARTQLVAIVGLQQAGEAIGGLVRAADSYANLTAKIRLATNSQAGFNQAEYAVFAIAQRTSTALDSTASLFGRLNAALKEQGTSQREVLGLTETINKALAVSGATGAETASTILQLSQAFASGTLRGDEFNSVNDAAPRLMKALADSMGVSVGQLRKLAEAGKLTSEQLRIAFSGEQAQKIAAEFSQLPLTIERSMIQLDNAFTRFIGQRDQAVGTSTAVAQSIRGLSQNFEGLANMAGIVVVAALGRLIANLIQAGTAKVKAMREARQLALEELAQARAAETAAQAELARVRALATAGAGTTRATAAEAALAAAQTRTAAATQAATAAVGAKALAVRGLSSVLTLMGGPLGLAITGVTLLALAFATASENAKAARIEFEGTIKAAQRFRDQQDIDSGVDVGKRLIAQREQLQKELSDLEWIKAGWGGSQTNGGQSAGRFLFGDDLDGELKRVRTQLARTNKEFEDVRQSLTDLRSAQAKGGRTQQQVTQQTADFTKALGEQNEKLKIERIEREKGLRAALEYQAVKAAGLKDAAQLPKNTREAIDEQVRERQAAQSAVDAGRARIRGERDAARHQKALAAQQKRDAAEQAKLKAQEQKSDDTLARTVKDAEISLMRNRGQGAAARRAELNEEYKQALADLRAKGNSADELKIRLRIDTDVAKAELEDLQSQVDRVFGEQSRQEQSIQTRQQAGLLSELGARRELVDLHARTAAEVGQLLPLLDAAAARTGSPESIERVKDLTAQVAALKVQSNELVVTLTSGFESGLSNALEGLATGTLTLRQALTGLVQDMAKSLAQLAAQQLAAMATAKLMSVVGKLAGGKNTPDLAQPDPVQAAAAGAAYAVPITGASVALGAAGAVVMKAAIAMQAAATTMLAAKATKSITGYSSGGFTGIGPKYSPAGVVHRGEFVHRREVVRQPGARSFLERFNRLGMAALDGLRGYATGGFVSPAPHTSAPARGPIAERPGRSADSEGGRSQITNVLYLDPREIVNVMSTQAGRQIILSTIRANAPTVRQDLY; encoded by the coding sequence TTGACGCTCACCGCGTTCATTCAATCCCTGCCTCTCGTGCTCTGGTCGCCGACGCGACCGGAGCGCTTTCCTGTGCGCGAACTCTTGATGGCTAACCGCAACACCACTATCACGCTGCTGATCAAGGCCAACGCCGCACAGCTTAATCAGGTCCTGGAGCAAGCCGGAATGCGCGCGCGCGTCTTCGGCGCCGATGCCGAGCGTGCCGGACGCCGGGCGAAGGACGGATTCGACCACTCGCGACTGAGCGTTGAGGCGATCGCCCGACAACTGAGCCAGGCGAGAACGCAGCTGGTCGCAATCGTAGGCTTGCAGCAAGCCGGTGAAGCGATCGGCGGTTTGGTCCGCGCCGCCGACAGCTATGCCAACCTGACGGCAAAGATCAGGCTCGCCACCAACTCGCAGGCGGGTTTCAACCAAGCCGAATATGCAGTCTTCGCAATCGCACAACGAACGTCGACAGCGCTCGACTCGACCGCGTCGCTGTTCGGTCGTTTGAATGCGGCCCTGAAGGAGCAGGGGACGTCGCAGCGCGAAGTGCTCGGCCTGACCGAAACGATCAACAAGGCCTTGGCGGTCTCGGGTGCCACGGGCGCAGAAACCGCGTCGACGATCCTGCAGCTCAGTCAAGCGTTCGCCTCCGGCACCTTGCGCGGCGACGAGTTCAATTCGGTCAACGATGCGGCGCCGCGCCTGATGAAGGCGTTGGCCGACAGCATGGGCGTGTCGGTCGGGCAGCTGCGCAAGCTGGCCGAGGCGGGCAAGCTCACCAGCGAGCAGTTGCGCATCGCTTTCTCCGGTGAGCAGGCGCAGAAGATCGCGGCCGAGTTCTCGCAGCTGCCGTTGACCATCGAGCGGAGCATGATCCAGCTCGACAATGCATTTACGCGATTCATCGGTCAGCGCGATCAGGCGGTGGGCACCTCAACGGCCGTGGCCCAGTCGATCCGAGGGTTGTCCCAGAACTTCGAGGGCCTGGCCAACATGGCCGGTATTGTCGTAGTGGCTGCGTTGGGTCGCCTGATAGCGAACCTGATCCAGGCCGGCACGGCCAAGGTCAAGGCCATGCGCGAGGCCCGGCAGCTCGCTTTGGAGGAATTGGCCCAGGCGCGCGCTGCCGAGACCGCAGCGCAGGCCGAGCTGGCCCGCGTCCGTGCATTGGCCACTGCCGGCGCCGGCACGACGCGGGCGACCGCCGCCGAGGCGGCCTTGGCAGCAGCGCAGACGCGCACCGCCGCTGCCACTCAGGCGGCCACCGCGGCAGTGGGCGCCAAAGCCTTGGCGGTTCGAGGCCTGTCATCGGTGCTGACCTTGATGGGTGGGCCGTTGGGCCTGGCCATTACCGGCGTGACCTTGCTGGCGCTCGCCTTCGCGACGGCGAGCGAGAACGCGAAAGCGGCCCGAATCGAGTTCGAGGGGACGATCAAAGCGGCGCAGCGCTTCCGCGACCAGCAGGACATCGACAGCGGTGTAGATGTTGGCAAGCGCTTGATCGCCCAGCGCGAGCAGTTGCAGAAAGAGCTCTCGGACCTGGAATGGATCAAGGCCGGCTGGGGCGGTTCGCAGACCAACGGCGGGCAGAGCGCCGGCCGGTTCTTGTTCGGGGACGACCTGGACGGTGAACTCAAACGTGTTCGGACCCAACTGGCACGAACGAACAAGGAGTTTGAGGATGTTCGCCAATCGTTGACCGACCTGCGGAGCGCTCAGGCCAAGGGTGGCCGGACACAACAGCAAGTCACCCAGCAGACGGCCGACTTCACTAAGGCGCTGGGCGAGCAAAACGAGAAGCTCAAGATTGAGCGCATCGAGCGCGAGAAGGGCCTGCGGGCTGCACTGGAGTATCAAGCCGTAAAGGCGGCAGGACTCAAGGACGCAGCGCAATTGCCCAAGAACACGCGCGAGGCGATCGACGAGCAGGTTCGCGAGCGACAAGCGGCTCAGTCGGCAGTCGATGCTGGCAGAGCCAGAATCCGCGGCGAGCGAGACGCGGCACGGCACCAAAAGGCACTTGCGGCTCAACAAAAGCGCGATGCCGCCGAGCAGGCGAAGCTGAAGGCGCAGGAGCAAAAGAGCGACGACACGTTAGCGCGCACGGTGAAGGATGCCGAGATCTCCCTCATGCGCAACCGTGGGCAGGGGGCTGCGGCCCGACGTGCCGAACTCAACGAGGAGTACAAGCAAGCCCTGGCGGACCTACGTGCGAAAGGAAACAGCGCCGACGAACTGAAGATCAGGTTGCGCATCGATACGGACGTAGCCAAGGCCGAACTCGAAGATCTCCAAAGTCAGGTAGATCGGGTTTTCGGAGAACAATCGAGACAGGAACAGTCGATTCAAACGCGCCAGCAAGCCGGATTGCTGAGCGAGCTAGGCGCTCGGCGCGAGCTGGTGGACCTGCATGCGCGCACCGCCGCCGAGGTCGGCCAACTCCTACCGCTGCTGGACGCCGCCGCAGCCCGAACCGGCTCACCCGAGTCGATCGAGCGGGTTAAGGATCTGACGGCGCAAGTGGCTGCGCTCAAAGTCCAATCGAACGAACTGGTGGTCACCCTGACCAGCGGCTTCGAGTCGGGACTCAGCAATGCGCTCGAAGGTTTGGCGACCGGTACGCTGACCCTGCGGCAAGCCCTGACCGGCCTGGTGCAGGACATGGCGAAGTCGTTGGCGCAGTTAGCGGCGCAGCAGCTGGCGGCGATGGCGACTGCCAAGCTGATGTCGGTTGTCGGCAAACTGGCCGGCGGCAAGAACACCCCGGATCTCGCGCAGCCCGATCCGGTGCAGGCCGCCGCGGCCGGCGCCGCCTACGCCGTGCCGATCACCGGGGCCTCGGTCGCGCTCGGTGCAGCGGGTGCGGTGGTGATGAAGGCCGCGATCGCGATGCAGGCCGCAGCGACGACGATGTTGGCGGCCAAAGCGACCAAGTCGATAACGGGATACTCGAGTGGCGGCTTCACCGGCATCGGCCCGAAGTACTCACCGGCCGGGGTCGTTCACCGCGGCGAGTTCGTCCACCGACGCGAAGTCGTGCGACAGCCTGGTGCGCGGTCCTTCCTGGAACGGTTCAACCGGCTTGGTATGGCCGCGCTTGACGGGCTGCGCGGGTACGCCACTGGCGGATTCGTCAGTCCAGCGCCCCACACGTCAGCACCGGCACGCGGTCCCATTGCCGAACGACCCGGGCGTTCGGCGGACAGCGAAGGCGGGCGATCGCAGATCACCAACGTGCTCTACCTCGACCCCCGCGAGATCGTGAACGTCATGAGCACCCAGGCCGGTCGCCAGATCATCCTCTCGACCATTCGAGCGAATGCGCCGACCGTTCGTCAGGACCTCTATTGA
- a CDS encoding phage BR0599 family protein — protein sequence MSFEQLERSTAAGNPRRLYEFVRGARRWRYTGGDRDFALDTQTYRAIAVRDDGIRQSGHAASDMLTITAPGDFEVARLYRGLPPSSEVAVVVRDVHEGDGDARVVWMGRVAGVNRPSLESTEVRCQSLDAALGQPGLRLAWTRGCPYTLYDRNCRVNPEAHRVPASLTTLAGNVVTAGIFSQYPDGWFAGGFLAWDLGEAGLERRGIRTHVGERLVLLGAGDGLRIGQAVVAYAGCGRSMSICHSKFNNAPNYGGVPGLPGKSPFDGTPLF from the coding sequence ATGAGCTTTGAACAGTTGGAACGATCGACTGCCGCGGGCAACCCGCGGCGGCTTTACGAGTTCGTGCGCGGCGCTCGGCGCTGGCGCTACACCGGTGGCGATCGCGACTTCGCGCTGGATACCCAAACCTATCGGGCCATCGCCGTTCGGGATGATGGAATTCGCCAGTCGGGGCATGCGGCCAGCGACATGCTGACGATCACCGCGCCAGGCGACTTTGAAGTCGCCCGTCTCTATCGCGGGCTGCCGCCTTCGAGCGAGGTCGCCGTTGTCGTCCGCGATGTCCACGAAGGTGATGGCGATGCGCGCGTGGTCTGGATGGGCCGCGTAGCGGGCGTTAACCGGCCGTCGCTGGAAAGCACCGAGGTCCGGTGCCAATCGCTTGATGCCGCGCTCGGGCAGCCTGGCCTGCGTCTGGCCTGGACGCGCGGTTGCCCGTACACGCTCTACGACCGCAATTGCCGGGTTAACCCTGAGGCTCATCGCGTTCCGGCCTCGCTGACCACGCTCGCCGGCAACGTCGTTACGGCCGGCATCTTCAGTCAGTACCCGGACGGCTGGTTCGCCGGCGGCTTTCTGGCGTGGGATCTGGGCGAGGCCGGTTTGGAGCGGCGGGGCATCCGTACGCATGTCGGCGAGCGTTTGGTCCTCCTCGGAGCGGGTGACGGTCTGCGTATCGGCCAGGCCGTCGTCGCCTATGCCGGCTGCGGCCGATCGATGTCGATTTGCCATAGCAAGTTCAACAACGCCCCCAACTACGGCGGCGTACCCGGCCTGCCCGGTAAATCGCCGTTCGACGGCACGCCCCTCTTCTGA
- a CDS encoding head decoration protein has protein sequence MRLTTYPPVHEGQNLGDLLKFEADNLYSRDQVTVAADQVLKLGHVVGRLTATGEIAALDPLATDGREIAAGVAIVPITTTTDPSPDGLIVARLATVADHALVWPIRATPEQRAAATAQLRGIGVLVRRGV, from the coding sequence ATGCGACTGACCACGTACCCGCCGGTCCACGAGGGTCAGAACTTGGGCGATCTGCTCAAGTTCGAAGCCGACAACCTCTATTCGCGTGACCAAGTCACCGTCGCCGCGGATCAGGTGCTCAAGCTCGGTCACGTCGTCGGTCGCCTGACTGCGACCGGCGAGATTGCCGCGCTCGATCCGCTGGCCACCGATGGCCGAGAGATCGCCGCCGGTGTCGCCATCGTGCCGATTACGACCACCACCGACCCGAGTCCGGACGGCCTGATCGTCGCCCGGCTCGCAACGGTCGCAGACCACGCCTTGGTCTGGCCGATCCGAGCCACCCCTGAACAACGCGCCGCCGCCACTGCGCAGCTGCGCGGTATCGGCGTCCTCGTGCGCCGTGGAGTCTGA
- a CDS encoding GGDEF domain-containing protein, with protein MEGFRRQIGRVLALVALWTFATGGWAADFRLERLDASSALPPEQIVAGARDSDFRSVGTAELVNPTGAPRWWRVTLLRSVADTELPQLVFTHPSRKTIELWQPGASAPFRRASHDPQSRGARSTRFHVFGLEPDLQAGDVLYLRVTSKTRTPSVLSIVPLADVYEAELAHVRYRTSVLVALALISVLAFGYFIALSERGYVYLGLTLAAQLSKLMIDGGEIAQWPWLAEMAADRRAGIVISTAAVLTGIRFIAFFLGLSQHQPRIARALNVCSALLGGLLLISVIQVWPISAYFGNTVMLAAFSIVAIAGLRALRRHQREALYLLIAWAPVMAILVAVVGGYQAWWPMTDWIESSLPAGLAFSGFGLFLGLTDRLRQLRKDRDAAQQRWTFDRLTGVITRDAVEVMLLEQMKRAVRYRQPLAVIFIDIDRFKEINDRYGHVVGDDAIRIVAMRARNWLRAEHLIARYGGDEMLVVLYGQDQRAAVEVAESLRMAVTLHPMSMQGLQLPVTLSMGVADLQAGDTLTDLLNRADAALYQSKMNGRNRVTAHSAVVDTSSQPPAARRLSPESVKGINL; from the coding sequence ATGGAAGGATTCCGAAGGCAAATTGGTCGGGTGCTAGCGCTGGTAGCGCTGTGGACATTCGCGACAGGCGGCTGGGCGGCAGACTTCCGCTTGGAACGCTTGGATGCGTCCAGCGCTTTACCACCGGAGCAAATCGTTGCCGGTGCCCGTGACAGCGATTTTCGTTCGGTCGGCACAGCCGAACTGGTCAATCCGACTGGAGCCCCACGGTGGTGGCGGGTGACCTTGCTGCGTTCGGTCGCGGACACGGAACTGCCCCAGTTGGTTTTCACCCACCCGAGCCGCAAGACTATCGAGCTTTGGCAGCCTGGAGCCTCGGCGCCGTTTCGACGTGCCTCGCACGATCCCCAAAGTCGGGGAGCTCGATCCACGCGCTTTCATGTTTTCGGCCTGGAGCCAGATCTCCAGGCCGGGGATGTCCTGTACCTCAGGGTGACCTCGAAAACCCGAACACCGTCCGTTCTTTCGATCGTTCCGTTGGCAGATGTATACGAAGCGGAGCTTGCTCATGTCCGCTACCGGACGTCTGTGTTGGTAGCCCTGGCGCTGATATCGGTGCTGGCGTTTGGCTACTTCATAGCGTTGAGCGAGCGCGGCTATGTCTACTTGGGCCTGACTTTGGCGGCTCAGCTGAGCAAGCTAATGATCGACGGCGGCGAAATTGCTCAGTGGCCCTGGCTTGCCGAGATGGCGGCTGATCGAAGGGCGGGCATCGTGATCAGTACAGCCGCCGTGCTGACGGGAATCCGGTTCATCGCCTTCTTCCTCGGTCTATCCCAACATCAACCTCGTATCGCACGTGCATTAAATGTCTGCAGCGCCCTCCTGGGCGGACTGCTATTGATTTCGGTGATTCAGGTCTGGCCGATTAGCGCTTACTTCGGCAACACTGTAATGCTCGCGGCTTTCAGCATAGTCGCCATTGCTGGACTTCGAGCACTGCGGCGGCACCAACGCGAAGCGTTGTACTTGCTCATCGCTTGGGCGCCAGTGATGGCCATTCTGGTCGCGGTCGTGGGGGGCTATCAAGCTTGGTGGCCCATGACCGATTGGATCGAATCGTCTTTACCTGCCGGTCTCGCTTTTAGCGGCTTCGGTCTGTTTCTTGGATTGACCGACCGCCTTCGTCAGCTGCGAAAAGACCGCGACGCCGCGCAGCAACGATGGACGTTCGACAGACTGACGGGCGTCATCACGCGCGACGCGGTTGAAGTCATGCTTCTGGAGCAGATGAAGCGCGCTGTTCGCTATCGACAGCCACTGGCCGTCATCTTCATCGACATTGATCGTTTCAAAGAGATCAATGACCGCTACGGTCACGTGGTCGGGGATGACGCCATCCGTATCGTGGCGATGCGCGCACGAAACTGGCTCCGCGCGGAGCATTTGATCGCGCGCTATGGTGGCGACGAGATGCTCGTGGTGCTGTATGGCCAAGATCAACGCGCGGCCGTCGAGGTCGCCGAAAGTTTGCGCATGGCCGTGACCCTACATCCCATGTCGATGCAGGGACTCCAGTTGCCCGTCACCCTCAGCATGGGGGTCGCGGATCTGCAGGCGGGCGATACCCTGACCGATTTGCTGAATCGGGCAGATGCTGCGCTCTACCAAAGCAAGATGAATGGGCGAAATCGAGTCACTGCCCATAGTGCCGTGGTGGACACTTCCTCTCAGCCCCCTGCGGCTCGGAGACTATCGCCCGAATCTGTGAAAGGCATCAATCTCTAG
- a CDS encoding phage tail protein, producing the protein MGSSKKQTVGHRYLFGLHMGLSRGPLDELVEIRVGDREAWKGSVTKTSRFFINKPDLFGGDKGEGGIKGWLDVLMGEAAQAVLPALGALHGVPTPAFRNVTTQYFDGQIAANNPYPKPWKMRVRRALAGWDGAPWYPEKAVIWLANGAIRAMNPAHILVECLTNRDWGRGLDRGVLDEPSYRAAADTLHAEGFGLCLRWNRQSPIADFMQVVIDHVGAAQYTDRSTGRLTLKLLRDDYRIEDLPVFDYESGLLAIEEDEGAAQDGAINQLIVTWYDPIKDEERQIRVEDLAGIQAAGGVASSTTDYKGLPTAELAGRVGMRDLTVACSGLKRLKLRFDRRGGLLAPGGVFRVREPFRGLDNLVLRVGTFDDGKLAEGAITVAAVQDVFGLPTTAYLEPQPPVWMPPDRIPQPSPNRRLIEASYRDLASMLNATELAAVPVDAGAVLAVAEQAGGLALNYVLTTRVGSGEFSEAGVGDWCPTAVLAEAMTATTVAMQLAAGRGLDQITAGTAALVEDEIVRVVAIDPQAQSATLARGCADTVPVSHAAGARIWFYDDFAANDPTDYSVGETVQAKLLTRTSSAQLDPALAPVDTGKLAQRQARPYPPGDLKLNGLRYPPSIDGDLVVSWVHRDRKLQADQLVDHGQGSIGPEAGATYVLRLLDDIAGSVLDSPMAMAGTSYAAPLKGAFRLRAEVGSIRDSLTSWQRATHTFDFKNGLLRTETGDELVSEAGDYLLIE; encoded by the coding sequence GTGGGCAGCAGTAAGAAGCAGACGGTCGGGCATCGCTATCTGTTCGGACTGCATATGGGCCTGTCGCGTGGCCCGCTGGACGAGCTAGTCGAGATCCGGGTCGGCGACCGCGAAGCCTGGAAAGGCTCGGTCACGAAAACGAGTCGTTTCTTCATCAACAAGCCTGACCTGTTCGGCGGCGACAAGGGGGAAGGCGGAATCAAGGGGTGGTTGGACGTGCTAATGGGCGAAGCGGCCCAGGCGGTCTTGCCTGCGTTGGGCGCACTGCACGGCGTCCCGACGCCGGCCTTCCGCAACGTCACCACCCAATACTTCGACGGCCAGATCGCGGCCAACAATCCGTACCCGAAGCCCTGGAAGATGCGCGTGCGCCGCGCGCTGGCGGGATGGGACGGCGCACCCTGGTATCCCGAGAAGGCGGTGATCTGGCTCGCCAACGGCGCTATCCGGGCGATGAATCCTGCGCACATCCTGGTCGAGTGTTTGACCAACCGCGATTGGGGCCGAGGCCTGGACCGGGGCGTGCTGGATGAACCCAGCTATCGCGCCGCCGCCGACACGCTGCACGCCGAAGGGTTTGGGTTGTGCCTGCGCTGGAACCGACAATCGCCGATCGCCGACTTCATGCAGGTCGTGATCGACCATGTCGGTGCCGCTCAGTACACGGATCGCTCGACCGGTAGGCTGACGCTGAAGCTGCTGCGCGATGACTACCGGATCGAAGACCTACCAGTGTTCGACTATGAGTCGGGCCTGCTGGCTATCGAGGAGGACGAGGGCGCGGCGCAAGACGGTGCGATCAACCAACTGATCGTGACGTGGTACGACCCGATCAAGGACGAAGAGCGACAGATCCGGGTCGAGGACTTGGCCGGTATCCAAGCCGCCGGCGGCGTGGCTTCCAGCACGACGGACTATAAGGGCCTGCCGACCGCAGAGCTGGCAGGGCGGGTCGGCATGCGAGACCTGACCGTTGCCTGTTCCGGGCTCAAACGGTTGAAGCTGCGCTTCGACCGCCGCGGCGGCCTCCTGGCGCCCGGCGGCGTCTTCCGTGTTCGCGAGCCGTTTCGCGGCCTGGACAACCTGGTCTTGCGGGTCGGGACGTTTGACGACGGCAAGCTGGCCGAGGGGGCGATTACAGTCGCCGCAGTGCAAGACGTGTTCGGCTTGCCTACGACGGCCTATTTGGAGCCGCAACCTCCGGTCTGGATGCCGCCGGACCGCATCCCGCAGCCGTCGCCGAATCGGCGGTTGATCGAGGCCAGCTACCGCGACCTGGCCAGCATGCTCAATGCCACGGAGTTGGCGGCTGTCCCGGTTGATGCCGGTGCCGTTCTGGCGGTGGCCGAACAGGCGGGCGGCCTGGCGCTGAACTACGTGCTGACGACCCGTGTCGGCAGCGGCGAGTTCAGCGAGGCCGGCGTCGGCGATTGGTGTCCGACCGCTGTGCTGGCCGAGGCAATGACCGCCACCACGGTGGCGATGCAACTGGCCGCGGGTCGAGGGCTGGATCAGATCACGGCCGGCACGGCCGCGTTGGTCGAGGACGAGATCGTCCGCGTCGTCGCCATCGACCCGCAAGCGCAGTCCGCCACGTTGGCGCGGGGGTGCGCTGATACGGTGCCCGTGTCACACGCGGCCGGTGCGCGCATTTGGTTCTACGATGATTTCGCAGCCAATGATCCGACCGACTACAGCGTCGGCGAAACCGTGCAAGCGAAACTGCTGACGCGGACCTCCAGCGCGCAGCTCGATCCCGCGCTGGCGCCGGTGGACACGGGCAAGCTGGCCCAGCGGCAGGCGCGGCCATATCCACCCGGCGACCTGAAGCTCAACGGTCTGCGCTATCCGCCGTCGATCGACGGCGACCTGGTGGTGTCCTGGGTCCACCGCGACCGAAAGCTTCAAGCGGACCAATTGGTCGATCACGGGCAAGGATCGATTGGCCCGGAGGCGGGAGCCACCTACGTATTGCGGCTGCTTGACGACATCGCCGGGAGCGTACTGGACAGCCCGATGGCGATGGCCGGTACCAGCTATGCCGCGCCCCTCAAGGGCGCCTTCCGGCTGCGTGCCGAAGTCGGATCGATCCGCGACAGTCTGACGAGCTGGCAAAGGGCAACTCACACCTTCGATTTCAAGAATGGATTGCTGCGCACGGAGACCGGCGATGAACTGGTCTCGGAGGCGGGCGACTACCTGCTCATCGAGTAA